The genomic region ATTTGAGCTTTAAAATTCATGAGTCCAGGAAAATAGTCTCCCCAGTGCTTAATAAACATAATCTGAATTTTGGTGTAGGAtgggtgttggactagatgatttttgaaggtcccttccaccaATCCAAACCATCCCGTGattatgtgaaaaatgtttatttttcaggtagCTGTGAACTaagtgttttgtaattttttccaagACTGTTTTAAATTCTTAGAAGACTAGAATACTTGTGACATTGAGTTTTATTGTTGCTATCAATAAATTTAAAGTTGTATTAAGTAGCAACTAGAGTAAGTTAGAATCTGTATTCTCAGATACACAGGTTTATGGTGTAGCCAATTCAATATAGaacaactacattttaaaaagcctatTGTAAATACTTGGTAAAGGTTTAAAACAGACAATGCAACACTTAAATACAGTGACTAGCAAAGATTTATGTGCTAGTGTCTTGTTATAGGAATGGCTAAATGGATtgcctgtttaatttttttaatagtttgatttttttttttttgaacaaaacttTGCTGCATGGGCAAGGACTTTAAAACATCCTGTTGCAtgagtttctttttaattgaatgtCATTGGGATTAGTATAACTGTGaattatatgaatatatatgtgATATCTGTAGGATTAGCTGTGTAGTGTTCACCTCACTTTCTGAGAGGGTGTGTTTGAGCAAGGCTTTGTGTTTGTGGTCTTTTGTGACACTTGCTGTTGTCAATACTTGGATTTTACTACACatgtaattatttcttcagattttttatGGTAGTCAGGAGTGCAGTAGTCTTGTATATGAGAaagtagcaaaaaaaccctggaagtCTGTCTCAAGTCTGTttgccaaatgaaaaaaaaaaaaaaaaaaaaatagccaagGGCCAATAGGAAGTGATTGGTGCGGACAGCGATGTACACTACAGAATTCAGATTTCCTGTGTTTGACAAAGTTTTTAGCTGCAGAGTTATCCTTATGTAGAAAATCTTGTCTCTGCCTTATATCACTTCTGTAGTGGGTAAGGTCTGGATCCTGTGGATATCAGTCTAGTTCCGTACCTCATTTACTATCTAGGGGAGTGACTGGAAGACTTCTGAGGTTAGCAGAGTGTAATATGATGTCATGCATGTAAGCAAAGGATTAGAAGTCAACTCTTAATTCCCTGACTCTTGAGTGCTTTACGTTTAATTTAAGCTTTAGTGTAGTTCCTTGCATGGAACTTAGGTTTCtttggaatcttttttttttttttttctaaaggtcTTTTAAGCTACTTTCTAGGAACTGTGAGGTGCTCTATACTATATGAAACCCAACATGATTATGTTGTAGTATATATGGCAGTAGTCTAGGTGTTGAGACTGAATGTGATTACTTGAGCAGTGCAAGTCACATGTTAATGATTCCAGATGAAGTTGTGAAGTTAAGGAAATGGATCATGGATAAATGTGGCAATAACCAATCCCTACCAAATTAGAGACTAAGCGATTTGTTTAAACTctcatttcctatttttaaagagaagttaTCTCCAGGAGGACAGGCTTGCTCTAGCTTCTGAATAGGCTTCTGAATGTGCAGATTAAGAAAACTCTTAAGTGTATGTGGGGGGTGAAATGAAGTTATATTGCTAGCCTTTAAATCAACAGggtctgttttaatttcttaaaaaccagagaaaaccataaaaaaacaaatcctgaaACCCTGACTAACTCTATATATATGAATTAGAATGATACAAGCAAAATATCTTATGAATGTTCCAAgtgtgtatttaatttttaaagacacaaaATTTACGTGTATGTGGAACCTCCTatttaaagttgtattttattttttactttatattattttattatatataaataaaaggtTCTACAGACATGCAGAAGTGTATACTTATAtgaatatatgtgtgtatgtataaacCACATATGCTGTAGACTATTATGTAAGTGCGAGGCCAAAGAATTAAAGTGTCTATATGAACAAACACAACCCTTTAATTTTCCCATCAAGCTAAAAATGTATCAACTAActcacttgttttcttttactagAAATGACTACCCCAAACAAGACACCACCTGGTGCTGATCCAAAGCAGTTAGAGAGGACTGGTACTGTTAGAGAAATAGGCTCACAAGCAGTTTGGTCTCTTTCATCCTGTAAGCCAGGTAAAATCACAATAAGTGATGTAAAAAGCTGaatgtacatttttcttcttggaataTATAGTGGTTTATGTTTTGGCAAGAAGACATACATACAGACTGTAGCAGTAAAACTGCTGTAGTGTAAGCTGTATGGGTAGCCGCTACAAATAATTTTGGCCTAGTCTATATTTGATGCAATATGAAAGCTATAACTATATCAGAAATCCTACAATGAGGAAATATATTAACAAAACGTGCCTTTTACTGATTTTATACTGAAttggtttttttacttgcaCAGTGAACAAACTAAACCATGTGAGCAGAAGCACACCCAGCACTGTGTAATTGTTTCTATGCTTTGGCATTTTGCCTGGGtatctttgatttttaacttAGAAAACTCATGCAGCTGGGAAACCTGAATGTTCTGTTCAAACTTTGTGTGGACTCAGCCATTGTAGTGTAGCTCCCTAAAATCGtgcaagtaaaatgaaattattgtaAATGGTCCTGAGGTGCAGTTAATGATAGCTTATACCTGCTCAAAATATGTGAAAATCTGTATTCTTTTCATTTGAGGTGGTTGAGTtgctatttcagaaatatctgtTGGGAATTGATCTGGTATCTTGCTGCAGCCTAGAGTCAACGATCCCTTTATGTCACAATATTGTGCTCAGGCTGAATATCTTTGGTCCGATATCCTGGTATCTTACTTGGAGAAAAATATCATGGTTTAGTTGCTTCAGagtgaagataattttttattgCAGATTAAACTTCAACTGCTGAATTAAAACTGCAGCTAGTGTGGGCAATCAATAAAAGGATGTGATTAGTAAAAGGGCAGATAATGagggaatggaaaaataaagatttggaGTTGTTCCGTTGAATGTGACAGCATTAACTTTCAGGAATACTGTTTTTGGCACCTATTGCTTGTTCTAGCTACTAACTTGAAATGTAAAAGTATGTCAGGAGActagttgaaaagaaaatgttatatttGGCtaaaattttataataaatgaATGGTCTATGCTAATGATATTCCTTTAGTTCAGCAGTTAGATTATAGAGTAGGTGGAAAAGCCTAACCATTAAGTATTGTTCTTGCAAATAGTATGAATTACTACTTAACCATTTGAAATTCTAGGACATGTTGAATGGTTTCAAACACCACAGGCTTCAATAGGAGATAAGAATGTAAAGACACTCAAGTGTCTTTGATTGACAGATTCCCGTGTTTCAGTTTTGTGTCACAAAAGCATAGGCACAATTTGGATATCTAGAAATGTTGCCGTATGTGTTACAACTTAGGACGTGTACTTTAGTTTgtaacagctgaagaaaagttACGTCTGTGATATCTACATCATGGAAATGGGATTTTCAAGActatcacattttctttttcttaggaTTTGGAGTGGATCAGTTACGAGATGATAATCTAGAAACTTACTGGCAGTCAGATGGATCACAGCCTCATTTGGTGAACATCCAATTTAGGTATTAAAAATTACTCTATATGGGTTAGGGTGTTTTGTATAACTTTACTGATTACTGTTCACCAAGAtaggaattttggaagtgcaAGGACTCCTGGGTTAATCCTCTTACCCAACTGGTAAGAAGCCAGTTAGAtagcatttataaaaatgacattttcaaatgttatgGTTACTAAATGCCTAAATAAGCAACAAGAAAGAATGTTTAATAGTATGTAATTTGTAACAGTTTCACATTTACCTACCTAAGGTGACATTTTTGTCCTGACTTTCTGTCTTTGAATGTAATTTGAGGGGTAGataactgtttttaaagtagTCCTGTATGGCTTAACAACTGATTATTTTGTGAAACCTTTTCCTATTAAATTCTGTGTAGGATGCTTTCAGTCCTTTTTTGTTAACCAAACTCTTAAGATAAGGTTAGATGTTTGTCaccttttcttgctttctggagAGCTCTTTGGCATAGTAATAGAGCCCATATTTGATAAGCTAAACATATGCTTCATTGCATACAAGTGCTTATTTGGCATCTTggcctttcattgtatttcttGGTATACTGGCATTTcggaaggcagagaaaggagaacagTGAAAATCAACTTTGTGCATAACTTAATGTGGAAAAACACCTTGTCGCTTTGACAGTGGGGTTCTTCTAAATCAGTAGACACACTTATTTAAATGTTCTAAAACTTAATACCCTTAGCTACTACAAACGAGCAACAAACTCatcctgaatatttttctttacaatgcATACATACTTTTGTTGcttcttgcagaagaaaaacaacagtgaagACGTTATGTATTTATGCAGACTACAAATCTGATGAAAGTTACACTCCGAGCAAAATCTCTGTCAGAGTAGGAAATAACTTTCATAATCTCCAGGAAATCCGGGTAGGTCAatgatgctttgcttttcatcttaGAACAGTCCTCTCTCATTAGGACATCTAATGTAGTAAAATTGGTTTTGGAGGTAAAATATGGCAATGTGCTTGCTTGGAGGGGGAAAATGGCtgcatttattttgatgtttgcttttagtttttatCTTGTAAATTTACTAGGCTGGTTTCTGTTTTTATCGGGCTGCGGTACCATCATGGTTAAAACCAGACTCAATGTATAGACTCTGTAATGGAATAAAGCGTGAGGTTTTCCAGAACAGGCTGTTCAGAATTGGTTAAACTTTGATCTCACTTAAAATATCTGCAAACACTATGCACTACATACATCAAAAGGGAGACttggcttttaaatatttgcatttttagacTTAACTTgaaatcatgcttttttttttttttcatgaatggGTTACTCAGCTATTGGGTCTCACTAGGAATCAGAATTTAAAACTACAGGTTTTGGTTATGGCTGTGTATGGTGCATAAATATGGCTGTGTATGGTGCATAAATATCTTTGGAGTCTGGATTTCATTTTTGGGAGGCTGCATGTACTCTTATTAACTAGTAGCAACTGATTCAAAGCTCATTTTGAGACCCTGGCAAAAAGAAATTGGGACACAAGGCCTGATGATCAGTTATGAAGAGGTTTCTTTGTATTCTACTGGTTAGATAATCTTCATGTAAGTGAGAATCTGTTTCATATTTGCTAACAGCTGACTGCAGCCAGTACTGGTGGTGAAAGCTAGCGGAATTGCAACACTAGCTTTTCCAAAATCATatacaaagcaagcaaaatacCAATTTAAAATGGAAGTCTAATGTAAATTATAATCAGTTGTGTTCATAAATAGTGTTTTACTTTTGAGTATAGTTTCTAACATTTTGCAATGCTTTTTCTATACTGGAGAGTCACTGAGATGTAGAAATTTTGGAAGGGatgcagtatttctgtttttaacagtATGATGCAAAATccaatttccatttctgtagaTATGACATTTGATGCTTAAGACTTCAAATGGGACATagatttgtagtgttttgttaatgtttttatttataaaagtgTAATAGTCAAAGCCAATGTCTTTTCAAGGTGACACTTCTGGACAGAAAAAGTTTCTTTGGAACAACTGGGATCAGATTTGAGTTGCTTTAACTGCTTGGTTTTGCTAGCCTTTTGGTAAATAGTAAAAGCAGGTTTAAAATAATCCATGATCTTTGTAGAAGTCCACCTTGTAAACTAATCAGGTTACTCAGGAGCAGGTCTTTGTTAATTTTGAGTTATGGTAGCCTCATGTTTCAGATTCCTCTTCTCTAGAGCTCAGCAGCAACTGGCTGATAAATTGGGAAGGTTAAACTTACCTCCCTTATATGGCAGGTATTACAGTAACAGGAGGATTGGAATGATGAGAAAAGGGCTGGCTtagatgaaaaaatgaaactgaaaaaatggtGGCTTAGATTTttacttctgtggtttttattgttttcactttgtttttcagcatttgaatTCCCAGCAAGCGCAACTTATAAGTAGAAGGTTGTAGATGCAGTGGAAATAGAAAGTATAGTAAATGCGTATCCTTTTATTATGTTGGTGCTATGTATCTATCTATATCTTTTCAATGGTTTGTGATGTTCCCTCAAGTTTTGACCTATACTTGTATCCTAAATCTTAAATGGAAGGGTCTTGGCTCTGttctttcaaaagaatatttaatttaaaaaaaatgaatcaccACATTACTTTGACTTTCATCAGCTGCAAAGTCT from Aquila chrysaetos chrysaetos chromosome 1, bAquChr1.4, whole genome shotgun sequence harbors:
- the ANAPC10 gene encoding anaphase-promoting complex subunit 10 yields the protein MTTPNKTPPGADPKQLERTGTVREIGSQAVWSLSSCKPGFGVDQLRDDNLETYWQSDGSQPHLVNIQFRRKTTVKTLCIYADYKSDESYTPSKISVRVGNNFHNLQEIRQLELVEPSGWIHVPLTDTHKKPIRTFMIQIAVLANHQNGRDTHMRQIKVYTPVEESSIGKFPRCTTIDFMMYRSIR